The genomic window GCGCATCTCCAAGTAATTGTTGTGCATCAATAAAAGCACTTGCTGACCACTTAGCCGCACCTTCTGTCATTGACGATATATCAAGTAAGTTATTTTTCATTGATGTGCTTAGGAATATACCTTTAAGTATTGCAATAAGTTCTTTCTGCATATCTCTAGTCCAGAATCCACTTACTAATTCTCCTATAGCTGCCATTGGATCTTTGCCTGCGAGGGCAGCTGATAAATCTGTGGCACTCCACATTTTCGCCCTTCTTATAATAGCTGCTACATCTTTATTACTCGTAATCTTAGCCGCTTCTAAGTCTGCATCCTCAATTATTTGTTCTGACTCTCCTGTTAAATCCTCAAAGAATGGCATATTTATCAAAGGACTTGCTTGACTTGCTAAACCATCAAACTCACTATTATTTGTTATAATGCCACTTTGCACTAAAGCTGACTTCTCCATTGTTCTATTAACCACATAAGGGTTAAATAATTCTGGTACAATTACATCACTTAATTTTGTTCCCATATCTTATCACCTTTCCTTTATTATTGATTTACTCCAGCTTGGACCATTAATTGTTTAGCCTGTTCTGGATTTTCTTTAAATATTTTTCCTTGCTCTGTTAAGTTAAAGCTTTCTTTCTTCCATGGATTATAACCTTGTGGTGTTCTAGTTCCATCAGTAGGTTTTATTCCTGAAAACTTATTCTGCTGCTCCTCTGCAAATAAATAACTATCACTTTCTTTTAATGAATCTAGCTGATCTTTAAGTCCTATAAGACTTTCACCATCTAACTTAACATTTTCTAAATTTAAAAGAGCTTTAAGGGCTTTTGTATTTCTCACATTAGCACCTTTTAAAGCTCCTTCTAATGCATAATTAAATTGCATATCCTGTATTTTCTTTTCATAATTCTTAACCTTTGTTTCATAATCTCCTACTTTAGTTTGTAAAGCTTCATTGTCTTTGTTACTTTTCTTTAAGTCATTGATAGTTGTATTAGCAGTTTTAAGCTGCTCATTCAATGTATCAAATTTACCTTTAGCAACATAACTAGAACTATCTACTAAATCTACATCCTTGTATTTCTCTTGTAGCTCCTGCGGTATTTGAGAATATAATTCTCCTAATATTTCACTTAATTTTGGCATTTATATCATTCCTTTCTTAATTTTAAATAAAAAAGCCTTATTTCTAAGACTTATAGTTTGTACACCTCTGTCAAATATGGTAATATTTGTTGAGAGGAGGTGCTTTACATATGGGTTTCAAAATAGAAGGTTTTAATAAACTTGAAAAACAACTAAAAAAAATGCAGCAAGGAGCTAAAGAACTTGAAAATACAAAAACTATATCTTTTGATAAACTATTCACTAGCTCTTTTATGCAAAATTATACTAACTTTTTAAGTTTTGATGATTTTCTTGAATGGGGCAATTTTATTGTAAATTCTCAAGAAGATTTTGAAGCAATACCTGATGGTGATATGGATATTCACGTTTCCAATACCACTAAATTTTCTACTTGGCAAGATATGCTTAACAAAGCTACAGAAATTTACGTTTCAAAAAAATTAGGTTTCTAATATCTTTATTTTAACTTTTGTTTTATCAGTGCAACTAGATTTAACTTTTAAATTTCTATTTGCACTGAATTTTTTTAAGTTTTCCAATCCCTCAAAGTCAACATTTACAAACACCTTTTTAATCACTATTTTCACCTCACTTTAGACATAATAAAAGCACCTACTATTTTTCACTTAGCAAGTGCTTATTGCATACTTTTTATTTGTATATCCTTCCATATATTCTTTAACATTTTGTTTTGTATTTTATAATCTAGTATTTCATCCAATGTATTAAAATAAACTATATCACCATCAGGACATAAAGCAATTACACATTTTCCATTAGCCCATCCTATATAATAGTCTGTTCCATAAATAGTACATTCTATATCCAATCCAATCTCTATTGAATTTTTTAACTCTTGTAAACTATCAAATTTACTATTATTCATTATTTCACCTTCTTACAAACTGATTTATTAGCTATTTTTTCAGCTTTACTTAACTCTCTAAGATTCTTATCTCTAACAACTATATCCTCATCTTTTAAATCCCAATCATGTGAATGTGGCACAATTGGATGTAGTTTTGAATTACCATGGTTCGTAAAATGAATGTCTAATCTTGGTTTTCCTGTCCTACCATAGTAACGTCTAGAATCTAATACCCCATCCTTGTAATTATCAAATACACTATTAGGCTCACCTATAAATGGAACTTTATGAACACTATCATTTGTTAATTTGTTTTGAGATTTCAATTGCCAGTTAACATCCTTATAAAGATACTGTAATTCATTCCATTTGTTAACATCATTATACTTCAAGTCTTGAAAATCAGCAAATGATTTAGGTATCAAGTTTCCTAAAATTTCTTTATATTTTAAATACTTTTGATTATCACTAACTCTATTTTGTATTTTCTTTTCTGCTATTTCTTCCTTTGGGTTACCTTTAACATACTTATCATACCATTGGTCATAGCTCATATTCCCATAAACATAATAGTTTTTGCCATTACTATCTCTAGCAATTCTTTCTTCATCTATAACATCATCAAAATATGGTACTATAGTAGTCCTGCAATTAGGATGAAATGGTGGAGCATTAACTCCTATTTCTTTTTCGCTCACCTTAAATACTCTACCATCCATCTCTCTACATATTCTACTTGTATGTAAATCTAATGTTGCTAATATTTCATATTGTTTTACTACTCCACTTCCGCTGTAACTATCAAATGTTGCTTTAGAAGTTATATAAGAGCTTTCAGTATTAACTAGTGTCCTTGCTCTATTTCTAGCAACATTCATTCTATCAGCTATTAATTTACTTGTTTTATCTATAGAATCACCACGAATAAAAGATTGTGCTAAATTAGTTTGCAGCTCCATTATTAACTTATCTTTATTATCCCATATCCTACTACTATAATTCTCTCCATGCCATTGCTCTGTAATTACTTTGTTAACTGTATTAGTATCTAACTTAGCAAAATTAACACCTATTCCCAATCCTTTATGCACTTCAAAGATATTCCTATAATAAGTATCTTCATAAACACCTTTCAGGAGACCTGTGGTATTTTTTAATTGGCTTGAATATAAATTCTCTATTTGGTTTCTTACTTGAGTTTGTAAAGCTTGTAAGCGTGTTACTCTAACCTTGTAAGATACATTATTAAGTTCTTTTTCCCATTGCTTATTTTTATTATCTTTAGCTTTTCGAGTAAACTCTTTTAAATCCATTTTAAATTCATGCAATTGATTGGAATTTAAAAGTTTTCTAGCTTCTGCAAGAGTTATCTCATTGTTAGTTGCAAACCTAGCATAAAAGACTTCTATATCCTTTTGTATGCCGCCTAAAGCTTCCAGGTATTCTAGATGTAAACTTAGAATATAATCATCAGCTTTCTTAAACTGCTTACTAGCTACAACCTCAGAACGTTTCTTCCAATAATCTTTACTCCTCATCTACATCACCTTCTGATGGTTCTTCTAAAGGAAAGTTTGGGTATACTCTTTCACGTTCTTCTTGCTGCTTTTTAATCTTTTCTAGTTCATCTTTTGTGGACCATGGATGATTAGCAACTATCGTCTCATTACTTATAATACCAACACTATTTTGACAGTTGTTAATACTATCAGTTTCATTTGTAAGCATACTCCTATTAAATACAAACTCTACATTCTCACCTGTATAATCCCCTTGACCAGTATTAATTAAATGTTGATTCATAAACCACAATAAGTATTCTAAACTTGCTTGAAACTCTGTTTCTATAGTGTCACAATCTAAGTCTAAATCGTTGTATAGAAATTTAAGAGCAATTCCACTTGGAGAGTTTCCAAACTTATCTGATTGAGTATCAACACCTCTTCCAAACTCATATATATCTTTTCTTGTCTGCTCTATATGGGTTTTATAAGCTTCAACATTAATCTCTAAGTTCCTTGTTTCAACTCCACCCTCACCGGCAACCTTGACAGCCCTGTAAAGGCTCATGTTTCTTCTAAACTCTCCTAAGTTAGTACCATCATAATCCTTTAATACATAAATAGAGTTAGGTAGATCCTCTAAGTTATTACTATTGTCACTTTTATTTCTGTCATAATCATCTACAAGACTTTTAACAAAATTAATCAACGGCTGCTCTTCGTCATTATATTTGAAGTATACAAAAGGCACTTTAGACCAGGTAAATGATTTTATATTTCCTTTATCATCTACCATGCTAAAATGCCCTGTATCTTCTGGAGCTTCAACATCAGGTATTAAGTTACCTTCATATTCTACATATCTTAATACTTTTTCTGTATCCCAATATTCTACTTTAGTTATTGTTTTCTTTGTATGTCCTTCATATACTTCAACCTCATACACTCTTATAACTGCGCTTAGTTTAGTATGTTCCGAATCCTTCCATAATGGGATTATTTCTTCGCTAGGTAATCTTTTAAATCTAAGTTCACCATTTTCATTATAATAGATTTGACACCAGGCTATACCCTTATTAATTGCATCTTTACCTAAATTTTTAAGTAGTCTCATAAATGATTTATTGAATATATCATCTAATATCTTTTTATATGTTTC from Clostridium sp. MB40-C1 includes these protein-coding regions:
- a CDS encoding major capsid protein; this encodes MGTKLSDVIVPELFNPYVVNRTMEKSALVQSGIITNNSEFDGLASQASPLINMPFFEDLTGESEQIIEDADLEAAKITSNKDVAAIIRRAKMWSATDLSAALAGKDPMAAIGELVSGFWTRDMQKELIAILKGIFLSTSMKNNLLDISSMTEGAAKWSASAFIDAQQLLGDAQELLTGVMMHSAVKSELKKQNLIETIRPSDSLEFDVYQDKRVIVDDGCPVETGGIYTTYLFGQGAIALGNGNPVGFISTETDRDKKKGSGVDYLINRKTMILHPRGIKFTNVKVAKTEGPSRAELQEKTNWERVYEPKQIRIVAFKHKI
- a CDS encoding phage scaffolding protein → MPKLSEILGELYSQIPQELQEKYKDVDLVDSSSYVAKGKFDTLNEQLKTANTTINDLKKSNKDNEALQTKVGDYETKVKNYEKKIQDMQFNYALEGALKGANVRNTKALKALLNLENVKLDGESLIGLKDQLDSLKESDSYLFAEEQQNKFSGIKPTDGTRTPQGYNPWKKESFNLTEQGKIFKENPEQAKQLMVQAGVNQ
- a CDS encoding minor capsid protein, which produces MRSKDYWKKRSEVVASKQFKKADDYILSLHLEYLEALGGIQKDIEVFYARFATNNEITLAEARKLLNSNQLHEFKMDLKEFTRKAKDNKNKQWEKELNNVSYKVRVTRLQALQTQVRNQIENLYSSQLKNTTGLLKGVYEDTYYRNIFEVHKGLGIGVNFAKLDTNTVNKVITEQWHGENYSSRIWDNKDKLIMELQTNLAQSFIRGDSIDKTSKLIADRMNVARNRARTLVNTESSYITSKATFDSYSGSGVVKQYEILATLDLHTSRICREMDGRVFKVSEKEIGVNAPPFHPNCRTTIVPYFDDVIDEERIARDSNGKNYYVYGNMSYDQWYDKYVKGNPKEEIAEKKIQNRVSDNQKYLKYKEILGNLIPKSFADFQDLKYNDVNKWNELQYLYKDVNWQLKSQNKLTNDSVHKVPFIGEPNSVFDNYKDGVLDSRRYYGRTGKPRLDIHFTNHGNSKLHPIVPHSHDWDLKDEDIVVRDKNLRELSKAEKIANKSVCKKVK
- a CDS encoding phage portal protein yields the protein MDKIKSILSTGANSVMSLEEIIQEEIKEWLSSPIRQLMLDGERYYKGDADILKRKRMAIGEGGELEEVKNLANNKLVHQFVRKLTDQKTGYLLSKPLNVQTNNETYKKILDDIFNKSFMRLLKNLGKDAINKGIAWCQIYYNENGELRFKRLPSEEIIPLWKDSEHTKLSAVIRVYEVEVYEGHTKKTITKVEYWDTEKVLRYVEYEGNLIPDVEAPEDTGHFSMVDDKGNIKSFTWSKVPFVYFKYNDEEQPLINFVKSLVDDYDRNKSDNSNNLEDLPNSIYVLKDYDGTNLGEFRRNMSLYRAVKVAGEGGVETRNLEINVEAYKTHIEQTRKDIYEFGRGVDTQSDKFGNSPSGIALKFLYNDLDLDCDTIETEFQASLEYLLWFMNQHLINTGQGDYTGENVEFVFNRSMLTNETDSINNCQNSVGIISNETIVANHPWSTKDELEKIKKQQEERERVYPNFPLEEPSEGDVDEE